A single Mercenaria mercenaria strain notata chromosome 9, MADL_Memer_1, whole genome shotgun sequence DNA region contains:
- the LOC123547147 gene encoding 5-hydroxytryptamine receptor 4-like: MDFNSYFINDSLVGVVSVVYSRFFDIQYGNYSIPEVDNDSVTGSNCDAVLKDMPGPPPLYGTTSRYALAAFLFIFPCFTLIGSSLVIAAVYTHKRLHTITNAFVVSLAVADSMVAILVMPFGIYQQFNNKTWNLGKELCLVTTSFDVMFTTTSIFNLSCLAIDRYLAICRPFDHERLTRPKVILMLSLCWIVPIFISFVPILNKWNNIGIEEFIECAFPADNPAHCVFVVNKVFAIIGSLFAFYIPTVFIVVCYIHIFRAARKQAYQICSLELTSHKQHRHGKLKHETKAAKTVGIIIGCFFICWFPFFGLNIIDPFINYKIPYIPWTVALWLGYINSMLNPILYYNFNKHYKDAFRRLLSCKVCRGVSEFKDEMVPSSFHTDFQNSARHSISHNGIHRNS; the protein is encoded by the coding sequence atggaCTTCAATTCATATTTCATAAATGATAGTTTAGTTGGTGTGGTATCAGTTGTCTACAGCAGATTCTTCGATATTCAATACGGGAACTATTCTATACCGGAAGTTGACAATGATTCTGTAACCGGAAGTAATTGTGATGCAGTTCTTAAAGACATGCCTGGACCTCCGCCTTTATACGGGACAACATCACGTTATGCACTAGCAgcctttttatttatatttccttGTTTTACACTAATCGGAAGCAGTTTGGTGATAGCCGCTGTGTATACACATAAGCGTCTGCATACAATCACAAACGCTTTCGTTGTATCACTTGCAGTGGCTGATTCCATGGTAGCGATTCTTGTGATGCCTTTTGGAATATACCAACAATTTAATAACAAAACGTGGAATCTTGGCAAAGAATTATGTCTCGTAACAACAAGTTTTGATGTGATGTTCACGACAACCTCGATATTTAACTTGTCTTGTTTGGCAATTGACAGATACCTTGCCATTTGCAGACCATTTGATCACGAACGATTGACCCGTCCTAAAGTGATTCTTATGTTGTCGCTATGTTGGATCGTACCCATATTCATTTCCTTTGTTCCTATTTTAAATAAATGGAATAACATAGGGATAGAAGAGTTTATAGAGTGCGCATTTCCTGCAGACAATCCGGCACATTGTGTTTTTGTGGTCAACAAAGTGTTTGCCATCATTGGCTcgttatttgcattttatatcCCGACAGTGTTCATTGTTGTATGCTACATTCACATATTCAGGGCAGCCAGGAAACAGGCGTATCAAATATGTAGTTTGGAACTTACCTCGCATAAACAACATCGTCATGGAAAGTTAAAACACGAAACAAAAGCTGCTAAAACTGTTGGAATCATTATAGGTTGTTTCTTCATATGCTGGTTCCCGTTTTTCGGACTTAATATCATAGATCCATTCATTAACTACAAAATACCTTATATACCATGGACTGTAGCGCTGTGGCTAGGGTATATTAATTCCATGTTAAACCCGATACTTTATTATAATTTCAATAAACATTACAAAGATGCATTTAGGAGGTTACTCAGTTGTAAAGTATGCCGAGGAGTGAGCGAATTTAAGGACGAAATGGTTCCAAGCAGTTTTCATACGGATTTTCAAAATTCTGCCCGACATTCAATCTCCCATAATGGAATACACAGAAACAGTTGA